In the genome of Brachionichthys hirsutus isolate HB-005 chromosome 23, CSIRO-AGI_Bhir_v1, whole genome shotgun sequence, one region contains:
- the usp12b gene encoding ubiquitin carboxyl-terminal hydrolase 12 — translation MEILMTVRKIASICTMGANASALEKEIGPEQFPVNEHYFGLVNFGNTCYCNSVLQALYFCRPFREKVLAYKLQPRRKESLLTCLADLFNSIATQKKKVGVIPPKKFISRLRKENELFDNYMQQDAHEFLNYLLNTIADLLQDEKSQERQQNGKLVQNGGEGEGGKETQQTWVHEIFQGTLTNETRCLNCEAVSSKDEDFLDLSVDVEQNTSITHCLRGFSNTETLCSEYKYYCEQCRSKQEAQKRMRVKKLPMILALHLKRFKYMDQLHRYTKLSYRVVFPLELRLFNTSGDATNPDRMYDLVAVVVHCGSGPNRGHYITIVKSHGFWLLFDDDIVEKIDAQAIEEFYGLTSDISKNSESGYILFYQSRD, via the exons ATGGAAATACTGATGACAGTCCGAAAGATCGCCTCGATTTGTACGATG GGCGCCAATGCCTCTGCCTTGGAAAAGGAGATTGGACCGGAACAGTTTCCCGTTAATGAACACTACTTCGGATTGGTCAAT TTCGGTAACACCTGCTACTGCAACTCGGTGCTGCAGGCGCTCTACTTCTGTCGGCCGTTCAGGGAGAAGGTGTTGGCGTACAAG TTGCAGCCTCGCCGTAAGGAGTCGCTCCTCACCTGCCTGGCCGATCTGTTCAACAGCATCGCCACGCAGAAGAAAAAGGTCGGAGTCATCCCTCCGAAGAAATTCATCTCCCgactgagaaaagaaaatg agctGTTTGACAACTACATGCAGCAGGACGCCCACGAATTCCTCAACTACCTCCTCAACACCATCGCAGACCTGCTCCAGGATGAGAAGAGCCAGGAGCGACAGCAGAATGGAAAGCTGGTGCAGaacggaggag aaggggaaggAGGAAAGGAGACGCAGCAGACATGGGTCCACGAGATCTTTCAGGGAACGCTGACCAACGAGACGCGCTGCCTCAATTGTGAAGCT GTGAGCAGTAAAGACGAGGACTTTCTGGATCTGTCTGTGGATGTGGAGCAGAACACCTCCATCACACACTGCCTCAG GGGCTTCAGCAACACGGAGACGTTGTGCAGCGAATACAAATACTACTGCGAGCAGTGTcgcagcaaacaggaagcgcAGAAAAG GATGAGGGTGAAGAAGCTCCCGATGATCCTCGCCCTCCACCTGAAGCGCTTCAAATACATGGACCAGCTGCACCGCTACACCAAGCTGTCCTATCGCGTCGTCTTCCCTCTGGAGCTCCGCCTCTTCAACACGTCCGGCGACGCGACCAACCCGGACCGCATGTACGACCTGGTGGCTGTGGTTGTGCACTGCGGCAG CGGGCCGAACCGCGGCCACTACATCACCATCGTCAAGAGCCACGGCTTCTGGCTGCTGTTCGACGACGACATCGTGGAG
- the rasl11a gene encoding LOW QUALITY PROTEIN: ras-like protein family member 11A-like (The sequence of the model RefSeq protein was modified relative to this genomic sequence to represent the inferred CDS: deleted 1 base in 1 codon) encodes MRLTGDPAPGAMNSGGGSGSFLLVPIPEYPPLDCVPNKTVKIVVLGASNVGKTALIVRFLTKRFIGDYEANTGALYSRKVTLDGEEVSLQIQDTPCVSLQDDPEGLYCQEQINRSIYWADGYVLAFSITDHNSYRTIQPLYQHVRRIHPSGNIPVILVGNKSDLLRARQVPADEGETLAASLGGVYFEASARENRDGVHAAFLHLCQEVIRALGGGNGEKRRGGLHLARPKSPNMQELKRRFRQVLSSKVKSSTTL; translated from the exons ATGCGGCTGACTGGC GACCCTGCACCGGGAGCCATGAACAGCGGCGGCGGGTCTGGCAGCTTCCTCCTGGTCCCCATACCGGAGTATCCCCCGCTGGACTGCGTGCCCAACAAGACGGTGAAGATTGTGGTGCTCGGGGCGAGCAACGTCGGGAAAACCG CTCTCATCGTCAGGTTTCTGACCAAAAGGTTCATCGGGGATTACGAAGCAAACACTG GAGCACTCTATTCCAGAAAGGTCACGCTGGATGGGGAGGAAGTGTCCCTTCAGATCCAGGATACTCCCTGCGTCTCCCTCCAG gacGATCCCGAGGGTTTGTACTGCCAGGAGCAGATTAACAG gtCGATCTACTGGGCGGACGGGTACGTCCTGGCGTTCTCCATCACAGACCACAACAGCTACCGCACCATCCAGCCGCTGTACCAGCATGTCCGACGCATCCACCCGTCTGGAAACATACCGGTCATACTG GTCGGCAACAAGAGTGACCTCCTTAGAGCCCGACAAGTGCCGGCAGACGAAGGCGAGACGTTAGCGGCTTCActag GAGGGGTTTACTTTGAGGCCTCGGCCAGAGAGAACCGCGATGGAGTCCACGCTGccttcctccatctctgtcaGGAG GTGATCCGGGCATTGGGGGGAGGCAACGGGGAGAAAAGACGAGGAGGTCTCCACCTGGCCAGACCCAAATCTCCCAACATGCAGGAGCTGAAGAGGAGGTTCAGGCAGGTCCTCTCCTCCAAGGTCAAGTCGTCCACGACCCTCTGA
- the gc2 gene encoding retinal guanylyl cyclase 2, with protein sequence MASTVATTTSKAPALDPSSPRWSPNLSHTLSPMRFLLVLLGTLPFLPCPGQSAWFRVGVVGPWRCDPLFAKALPNVAAQLAVSRINKDPSLSYAATFDYAVLQEPCETSRGLEAFIGFHTKASGYVGPANPGYCDAASMLSKGWNKALFPWGCVGYELDDVRSHPTFARSAPRPTWVLLRVIEYFRWAHIGIVSSSEDIWVDTATKVADSLRSHGLPVRLVSFMENTPHGIRRTLFKIRKMTEIRVVILCMHSALIGGEAQKLLLETAYDMRLTDGSLVFVPYDTLLYSLPYRNVTYPALKSNGKLLRAYDAVLTVTVSSPRVSFYEAYGDAVESREVAGTVRPQQVSPLFGTIYNSILFMAHAVHRVRESGDWMSGGDLARHTRSLAFQGFSHTIKTSESGAALLDYLILDTDGLSSELRPTYRIDAEADAVHFLGRDIHFPGNQRPRKDSSCWFTPGVICSGGVDLFSVIAVFLGATCTSSLAVALIYCIRRRISQIRLVRGPNKILLTLADVTFINPSLSNKKLSLDDSRISSVRSVSERSIASPTSAQSPATYENSNVVIHEGDWAWLKRLPDGTFSSINPRTSNVFELMKDMRHENVNPFLGFFHDCGVFAIVTEFCSRGSLEDLLLNEDVKLDWMFKSSLLLDLIKGMRYLHHRGVSHARLKSRNCVVDGRFVLKVTDYGYNEVLEAQRFPYIEPPVDELLWTAPEILRIAGQPGLHGTMSGDVYSFAIIMQEVVIRGPPFCMLDLSSADVIEKLRKPPLLCRPAVSPDYAPLECIHLMKQCWNEQPEKRPTFDDAFDQFKNINKGKKTNIIDSMLRMLEQYSSNLEELIRERTEELEIEKQKTEKLLTQMLPPSVAEALKVGGAVKPEHFHHVSLYFSDIVGFTTISANSEPIEVVDLLNDLYTVFDAIIANHDVYKVETIGDAYMVASGVPVPNGNRHAAEIANMALDILSAVGTFKMRHMPDVPVRIRIGLHTGPCVAGVVGLTMPRYCLFGDTVNTASRMESSGLPYRIHVHQSTVKVLHDLSLGYKLELRGKTEVKGKGVEETYWLVGRDGFTKPLPVPPVIKSGQMAHGLQMAEIAQYKKQKAEKQQQEQLAKKKN encoded by the exons ATGGCTAG CACCGTGGCAACGACAACAAGCAAAGCCCCTGCCCTCGACCCGTCATCCCCTCGATGGTCGCCAAATCTCTCGCATACTCTTTCACCGATGAGgttcctcctggttctcctgggAACCCTGCCTTTCCTGCCCTGTCCGGGGCAATCTGCTTGGTTTCGTGTTGGGGTGGTGGGACCCTGGAGGTGCGACCCTCTATTTGCTAAGGCCCTCCCCAATGTGGCGGCACAGCTCGCTGTCAGCCGCATCAACAAGGACCCCTCCCTTTCCTACGCTGCAACATTCGATTACGCGGTGCTGCAG GAGCCGTGTGAGACCTCAAGGGGTCTGGAAGCGTTCATCGGTTTCCACACCAAGGCCTCTGGATATGTCGGACCAGCCAACCCGGGATATTGTGATGCTGCTTCGATGCTGAGCAAAGGCTGGAACAAA GCACTGTTTCCTTGGGGTTGCGTTGGCTACGAGTTGGATGACGTTCGGAGTCACCCAACCTTTGCCCGCTCCGCGCCCAGGCCCACCTGGGTCCTGCTCCGGGTCATTGAGTACTTTAGATGGGCTCACATTGGCATCGTATCATCTTCAGAGGACATCTGGGTGGACACGGCCACCAAG gtTGCCGATTCGTTGAGGAGCCATGGTCTGCCGGTCAGACTGGTGAGTTTTATGGAGAACACGCCTCACGGCATACGACGGACTCTATTCAAGATCCGCAAGATGACAGAAATCCGAG TCGTCATCCTCTGCATGCACTCGGCACTGATCGGCGGCGAAGCGCAGAAGCTGCTCTTGGAGACGGCCTACGACATGCGGCTAACGGATGGCTCGCTGGTCTTTGTGCCCTACGACACGCTGCTCTACAGCCTGCCCTACCGCAACGTGACCTACCCAGCTTTGAAGAGCAACGGCAAGCTCTTGCGGGCCTACGATGCCGTGCTGACCGTCACCGTCAGCTCACCCCGGGTGTCCTTCTACGAGGCCTACGGGGACGCCGTGGAGAGCCGGGAGGTCGCCGGGACAGTGAGACCGCAGCAG GTGTCTCCTCTGTTTGGCACCATCTACAACTCTATACTCTTCATGGCTCACGCGGTTCATCGTGTTCGGGAATCCGGAGACTGGATGTCTGGGGGGGACCTGGCAAGACATACCCGAAGCCTGGCCTtccag GGTTTCAGCCACACCATCAAGACCAGTGAGTCTGGTGCTGCTCTGCTGGACTACCTCATACTGGATACGGACGGGCTCTCCTCGGAGCTCAGGCCAACATACAG GATTGACGCGGAGGCCGATGCGGTGCATTTCCTGGGTCGAGACATCCACTTCCCTGGCAACCAGCGACCTAGGAAGGACTCCTCCTGCTGGTTTACCCCTGGAGTCATCTGCTCAGGGG ggGTGGATCTGTTCTCGGTCATCGCCGTCTTCCTCGGCGCAACCTGCACCTCTTCTTTGGCGGTAGCGCTGATTTACTGCATCAG GCGACGCATCAGTCAGATTCGACTGGTTCGGGGTCCAAACAAGATCTTGCTGACTCTGGCTGATGTCACATTCATAAACCCATCACTTAGCAACAAG AAGCTGAGCCTGGACGACAGCAGGATCAGCAGCGTGAGGAGCGTGTCTGAGCGCAGCATCGCTTCGCCGACCTCCGCCCAATCACCGGCCACCTACGAGAACTCCAACGTCGTCATTCATGAG GGCGACTGGGCATGGCTAAAAAGACTTCCTGATGGGACTTTTAGCAGCATCAACCCCAGAACCAGCAACGTTTTTGAACTG ATGAAGGACATGCGCCACGAGAACGTCAACCCTTTCCTGGGCTTCTTTCACGACTGTGGCGTGTTTGCCATTGTGACCGAGTTCTGCTCCAGAGGAAGCCTGGAGGACCTGCTGCTGAACGAAGACGTCAAACTGGACTGGATGTTCAagtcgtctctgctgctggattTGATCAAG GGTATGAGGTACCTCCATCATCGAGGGGTATCCCACGCCCGCCTGAAGTCCCGGAACTGCGTGGTGGACGGCCGTTTTGTCCTGAAGGTCACGGACTACGGCTACAACGAGGTTCTCGAGGCTCAAAGGTTCCCCTATATCGAACCCCCTGTCGATG AGTTGCTGTGGACGGCTCCAGAGATCCTGAGGATCGCCGGGCAACCGGGCCTTCATGGGACAATGTCCGGTGACGTGTACAGCTTTGCCATCATCATGCAGGAGGTGGTGATCCGAGGGCCTCCATTCTGCATGTTAGACCTGTCCTCCGCAG ACGTCATCGAGAAGCTCCGTAAGCCTCCGCTCCTCTGTCGCCCGGCGGTCAGTCCGGACTACGCTCCGTTGGAGTGCATCCACTTGATGAAACAGTGCTGGAACGAACAGCCAGAAAAGAGGCCCACCTTCGACGACGCTTTCGATCAG TTTAAGAACATCAACAAGGGGAAGAAGACCAACATCATCGACTCCATGCTGAGGATGCTGGAGCAGTACTCGTCCAACCTGGAGGAGCTGATCAGGGAGCGAACGGAGGAGCTCGAGATCGAGAAGCAGAAGACGGAGAAGTTGCTGACACAGATGCTGCCCCC GTCCGTGGCCGAGGCGTTGAAGGTGGGCGGGGCTGTCAAGCCAGAACATTTTCACCACGTTTCGCTATACTTCAGCGACATCGTCGGCTTCACCACCATCTCAGCCAACAGCGAGCCCATCGAGGTGGTCGACCTCCTCAATGACCTCTACACGGTCTTTGACGCCATCATAGCAAACCACGACGTCTACaag GTGGAGACTATCGGCGACGCATACATGGTGGCCTCAGGCGTTCCCGTCCCAAACGGCAATCGCCACGCCGCAGAGATAGCCAACATGGCCCTGGACATCCTGAGCGCCGTGGGGACCTTCAAAATGAGACACATGCCTGACGTTCCTGTCAGGATTCGTATAGGGTTGCACACAG GTCCATGTGTAGCAGGCGTTGTAGGTCTCACCATGCCTCGCTACTGCCTGTTTGGAGACACAGTGAACACCGCGTCTCGAATGGAGTCCAGCGGCCTAC CCTACAGGATCCATGTCCACCAGAGCACGGTAAAGGTCCTGCACGACCTGAGTCTGGGCTACAAGCTCGAATTGAGAGGCAAGACAGAAGTCAAG gGGAAAGGAGTTGAAGAAACTTACTGGCTAGTAGGGAGGGATGGATTTACAAAACCCCTGCCGGTCCCGCCAGTAATAAAGTCTGG GCAAATGGCCCACGGGCTTCAGATGGCCGAGATAGCCCAGTACAAGAAACAGAAAGCCgagaaacaacaacaggaacaacTTGCTAAGAAGAAAAACTGA